The region GGTAATTTATAACCTTCCTTCTTAGCTCAGTTGGTTAGAGCATCTGACTGTTAATCAGAGGGTCCTTGGTTCGAGCCCAAGAGAGGGAGCAGCATGAAAGCCAGTCGTAAGACTGGCTTTTTTATTTTATATAGCTGGCTGTGGATCCGTTTATGGTGTCTTATAGTATTATCCTTTTCTTTTTTAGGACTATAATTTTTAAGTTTTTCACGTTGTTTTTAGTGGTAGTGCGAAGATTTTTTGGGTGTTGTTTGATTGCCTAGGAGTTAATTTGAGCACTTAATAAAAAATATATTTAAAAAAGTTTAAATTACTTATACCTGATTTTGAGCGTGTTTTGAGTTTTACGAGGACTGAATAGCGTTAAAGTCGCTAAAAACCTCGAAAAAGTGTTTTTTAATTATTTAAAATTACCTATATTTGCAATGCAATAAAGGTAATTTATAACCTTCCTTCTTAGCTCAGTTGGTTAGAGCATCTGACTGTTAATCAGAGGGTCCTTGGTTCGAGCCCAAGAGAGGGAGCAGCATGAAAGCCAGTCTTATGACTGGCTTTTTTATTTGATATATACCTCATTCTTTTGAGTTATTAATAATCCCTATGTACCAGCTACTATTTGGATAAGGTAGTTAAGACTAAAGATAATATTAGTACTGTCCGTCTCTACTGAAGTTCACCATCCATTGAATACCAAACTTATCTAGTATCATTCCGAAGTAATCTCCCCAGAACATATCTGCGATTGGCATAATAACAGTGCCACCTACAGCGATCTTAGAGAATAAATCATCTGCTTCCTGTTGACTATCTGTTGATATGGATACAGAGAAGTTGTTTCCTTGTACTAATGGAGCTGGACTACTACATGTATTATCACTTCCCATAAGGATAGATTTACCAATAGGTAAAGAGACGTGCATTATTTTGTTTTTATCCTCTGCTGGGACAGTGAATTCTGGACTATCAGGTATGCTATCAAATTTAGCCAAGTACATAAACTCTCCTCCGAATACAGATTTGTAGAAATTAAATGCCTCTTCACAAT is a window of Myroides oncorhynchi DNA encoding:
- a CDS encoding VOC family protein gives rise to the protein MATTNTYLTFDGNCEEAFNFYKSVFGGEFMYLAKFDSIPDSPEFTVPAEDKNKIMHVSLPIGKSILMGSDNTCSSPAPLVQGNNFSVSISTDSQQEADDLFSKIAVGGTVIMPIADMFWGDYFGMILDKFGIQWMVNFSRDGQY